The DNA window TTGCAGGGGGCTTCATGTATGATGATTGTTAAGTCATTAGGAGGCTTGGATCTTGCAGTTTTGTAAAAGggtacaaattttgttttggaGGTATTAAGAGTTAGCAGGTTGTTTTCTAACCACCTCGTCACAGTAGTTAGTCCCTGTTCTGCTTCTTCCTTCACAGACTTCCATGTACTATTGTGGAAAAGTATAGCTGTATCATCAGCAAACATTAGTACATCTGCATTATGGAGGATAATTTCACATAGTTCGTTTATGTAAATAAGGAATAGGGTCGGACCAAGCGTGCTGCCCTGTGGCACCCCATAGTCAGAGCTAGCAGGTGCACTGACTACCGATCCCACTCGGACTCTTTGTGtcctattttttaagtaatttctaAACCACGACAAAGCTGTACCTCTTATCCCACAGTTCTCTAGTTTTGTCAATAGCACTTCTACCGAGACAGTGTCAAATGCTTTTTGCATATCTAGGAAAACACCTATGCATTTATCTCCCTTTTCTATGTATTCCGTTACTTTTTCAGTTAATAACAATACAGCATCATTTGTTGATCGGTTCTGTCGGAATCCATATTGGGTATTAGCTAGTAGGTTTTTCTTTTCCAAATATGCTGTAAGTCTATTATTAACCACCTTctcaattatttttgacaatgtCGACAGCAGAGATATAGGGCGGTAATTTGATGGGTTTAGTTTATCTCCGGATTTGTGTATGGGAACAATTATTGTTTCCTTGAAAATTTCTGGGAAATAGCCTGTCTCAAAGGTAAGATTAATAAGATATGAAATAGGTTTAGATAAGTAttgatcatattttttaagaaaattagatGTTATTTTGTCCCACCCCGGAGAGGTATgagattttagttttttaattattatacgtATTTCATCTGGATCTGTTAAATTAAGTGACATAGAATTTAGTGGGCCTTCTCTTTTCGCTTCGTTGGCTAGCGCTCTTTCGGTTTTTTgtagtatatttaaacaaacaatgtaaGAGAAGTTGGTGAAACATCAGAAAGTTTTTCTCAAACATGGCTGAAAATGGTCTTACCGAAAACAATCTGGAGGTATTAAACTTATCTacttattctaaaaaaataccGGATTAAATATGAAcaagcaaaatattattaatagataaatagtgatagtaattaaaaaaaaataatttaataatatctatttCCAAGTAGATAATGTTTATGaagattctttttattttgatctCTTTGCAGCACTGAACATAATTTCCGATAGTAACACTACGAAAAAACTTAGAGGAGAAATTAGCcgaatttagaaaataaataggtTAGAACTAGTTACAGATTCAATACTGCTAACGGCTTAGCCCTGTCTCGAAGGGACTTGTACGCATGTGCCGTGTCCGCTCACAATGTACATATATCTATACACAAATCCACAAATCTGTCaagatttaaagaaaagttacgaaaatattagtaaattcattttagttcgaaaataatatttaaataattattccctattaaaataaacagaatcTTAAACCTAAACATACCACTTTGGAAATTCAATAAActtctcttatatatatatatgcctAAGTCAATTGATATaaagtaatagtaaaatacacaaataaggAAACCTGTAAAAAAGGAGAATAGGTATTTGTTTAAACATTGATTATTTAGGCAAAGTTAACCATGTAAACATGGCCTAATTTTAAATCCCTGTTGTAAAATCAATAGTGGTTGGAAGGATTCGCATGTGGGAACATCGTGTAATCTGGCACAGATTTTGAATATTGCAAGTTGCATGTGCAACGAGCTACGGCAGAGAGAGCGAGACGCGGCTAGGCGGCATGTGGCGTGCGCGAGCGAGACGCCGGCTGCGGCAGTGCCGGGGCAGGTCCGACCGGCTCCCTGGCACTTTCGATCACTCCTTCACCGAATTGCACTGAACTACAAAAAACGAGGGGTTCGCGTGTGATCCAGATGCTATCCGGCGGCACGGGGGCATGGAGGCGCAGACCGAGGATAGTAACCATGGGTCCGGGCGCGTCGGGCGTGCCGGAGCGCGCTAGTTGCAGGGCGGCGGCGCCGGTCGTATCGCGGTTACCTCTCTGGCCATCGCGGCATGACCGCCGGAGGCCGTGGGCGCGCGCTCACGCCGCCATCTTCGTGGGGCACAGCCCGGGGCTCGCGTCGCGACTCGCGGACCACTCGAGCGGTGCGCCGCGTGGGCGGCGATCGATGCACGCCACGCGCAGGCGCCCGCCCCTCCCGCGCACCGCGCTCCCTGGTCCCTTCGCGCCGGTGCATCCGCCCTGACCCACTTGCCGCGCACACTGACCTCTTTCCCAACACTTCCAATAGACGGATTCACGATGCGACTTACCCTTCCACTACCTTCACAATACACCATTATTCGCACCACTATCTAATAAACCAAATTTTAACATGAAGACGAAGCCACACTTTCACAAGTAGTTTGTTCATTTAGTAATATCTAGTATTGCATCGGAGAAGGCGGCgcgataaaattatatttatcagcTGCGGGCAAACAATGAATAACGAACTGgaaaattaaagcaaattCAGTTAGCAGTTCAGTTCGTTTCAGTTTTTGCTGATTCGTCGATGttaatgtaatattgtttgtttaatagAAACTAAGTTAgaggtttgtttttttattacaaatagcAACGAAAGAGGAAACAAAGTGTTTTGAGTTACAAATATGGAccaagtttttactttttgtacAGAATAAGGCAATGCtgtgatatgtttttattataatagtgtgtgaaatactttttattaagacGTTTTTTAGAAACAGCAGCCAAAATAGGTCATGGGGTAGGCAAAAATACGTTGCAAATGAAAACTGGCCAAATATAACTACATTTTATCGATCCCGATAtagaatatttcatttatacgTTTTTTGAGTGAAAAGTCGTGTGTTCGATTTAAAAAACCCTCCCCTAAAGTCCAGTGCTTGTGCGATGTACCTATGTACAAACTCTGTCTTCagctttgataaattaatttatgtgaaAGCGTTCATGTTCAACGAGCTTTTCGATACATCAATCTGATTCGAAAAtctattttgaataataaaagaatttacatttatcagaattttcattttttacatatttatttgaaaatttatagtaCGTAGCAGAATGCATTACAGATTACgcacaattttaattgatggTTGATGGCGTTGGAGTCtcgatttttataacattttattatcgcGTACGCAAGTGGTTACTTGAcaagttatcaaaatattttgtgcTCTCGGTTAAAACCTTTTTACCGAtatgtctttttattttcgtcGAGCAACACAGCAAGTTGAAACATGCTTAGATTTGGCAACCCCTTGCAAAgtaatgtcaatgtcaatcaaaacatcaaaaatatcaaatatgtaCAGAATTTCGGTTCGATGACCGAGagttatcttttattaaaaaaatagttattacaAATCAATACTCGTGAAAGTTACATTCAATAAAGCTGTCCAATGTAAATACTTCAGTCATCATGATGGATATGACAGCGTTTATAACTGACTTTAAGTGGAACCATGggttgaattattaaaaacaataacggAACGAATGGATCACCGTTGTACTGTAAAAAGTACGTAATGCTCAGTTATTtactacattatttatatatgttttcatAATACTTTAATGTAGACTAAATTGCAGCTCTTTCCTATCTAGAAACTGTTAAATTGTAGTACACCTCTACACCCACGCAAATATTCTTAGTCCAAGGGAAGCGATCTGTTTACTTAAACAAATGAtgaattttgtatttgaattgtaatcttttagtacattttattctatatagttcatacatattttagtaAGTTTGTCAGACACTCAGGACTCAGTAAATttcaacaattaatttttatgattttgcATCATCaatttattgctttaaaaCCTATTCCTAGAATTAGGACAACttccttatattttattttttaaaaactcatTCATTAGCAACACACAACTTTCCTCTTTTGTGTTGGAATATTACCAATGACTATGTTAAATGTTGCAATATTTGATCAAAATAAACCATGACATTGAACACAATGCATGTAATGGATCATACATTATTATTCATGTTGTGTACATTAACATTTATGTGTTGTCaagttaaatgttatttaatgttttattttcctgtGAGAATTTCCTGTTAAGATTTTGTACCACAAATTTGCATTTGACACAATCGTTATTGTGTAAAAACATTGACacacaaaagattttttttaataacaaaagtaTAGTTCATTAATCCAACCTGTACATgttataattctaaatattatagtcaGAAATTTCCTCCACATACAGAACCAAGATaatccaaaattaaaatatatacctgCCCACTTCTGAGATATAGAAGTTGCATTATTGAGATTAATGTGTGGTGTACAGGACAGCACTATGATGCTGGTGCGGATCAACATGCGCACAGCGTTGGCTGCGCTGTGCATTGCAGTCCTTCTCATTATTGTCTTTTGGAGCCGCTGCGGGGAGTTCTCGCATAGACCAAGTATGTAAAAAGCTTCAACTTTTCAGTTACAATAGATTAAATATGCATTATACatgctatttgttttaaaacagctttaaatacatttaacttACCCTGCAAGTTCACAACAGTAGAGTAAAATCAATAGATGTCACAGGGGAGGGGAGTATGGATAAAGAAATACCAACTGGTTATCAACTTCATCATGCGCTTACTAACAATTCTATTTGTAGTAGCCTCAGTGTTGTCTTATGGTGTCTTGGAGCGAGTAGCTGACACGAGCGGGGTTGGGGGGCAGGAGATCGAGTGCGTCATCAACGGCGAGTACTCTGTGGCGTGCCGTCGCGACAGGGACCAGGTCTACCTGCCCTTCTCCTTCATACACAAGTACTTTGAGGTCTGTcacatttgtattaattctcaataatgtattaaattagtttttttgtcACTCCATTTACTGGGAAAGAACTCACTAAGCTGTTGTACACTTTAgtgaattttgtaataaatttcttctttttgTAATTAGGTTTATGGCAAGATAACATCGACGGATGGCGTGGACAGGTTTGAATGGTCCCACAGCTATAGTAAGATTTACCATCCGAAAAAAAAGTATGACCCACGAGGAACATTCACCACGTTTGAGAACTACAATGTCGAAGTGCGAGAGCGAGTCAAATGTATTAGTGGTATAGAAGGTGTCCCGGTGTCTACCCAGTGGGAACCACGTGGGTTTTATTATCCCACTCAAATAGCCCAGTTTGGTTTAGCAcattatagtaaaaatgtCACCGAACCCGAGCCTAGGGTGAGGATCATAGATGATGGAGATAAAGTCTTGGAAAACTGGATCGTTAGTAAAGATGCGACAATTTCGAGGGAATATGATCAGGAGATGAAGTCTAAAGTGCTGAAGTTCTCCACCTCTGACCATGTATCCAGTCAGGTGTGGTTGAAAGTGAACATCAGTCAGGATTTTGTGCTCAGTTTGGATGTGCGGTTCAAACCGAATTCATCTATGACTGTGGTGCTGCAGAATAAAGACAAAAAGGAAACTGTTTATCTGCATTATGTTACTAGTAATCAGTTAATATATGCTCAGGTGAATTTTTagcaagttttatttaatactgatCAAGAAGacatttaatctttataatcTGACTCTCCTCTGATATTGTTTCAGGAGGACCACATTTATCACGGCATCGGCACAGAAGTAAAATGGCGACGAATAACTCGCGACCTGATCATCGATATGCAAAAAGGCTGGGCCTTGCAAGATCGACCCAAGAGGAAATCGCCCAGGAATAAGTTTAGGGTAAGTAGAAGTTTGCCATGGTAACGGTAATTCTCATACGATGGCCTTAAGCGTGAAAATGAATGGAATTTGATACGGATGAAGTCGCTTTCTGTACTGTAAGTAGTGGTGTTACGTCAGATATGTAGTGTGATGCTGAGCGGCGCGGGAGCAGTGTGCGGGGTGCGGGTGTCGAGCAGCGAGCACATGGCGCACTTCTTCGCGGCTGCGGACTGGCTGGCGAGCGGGCAGCGCGCGCGCGGCGGCTGGCCCGTGCTCGCACGTCGCCATGTTGGCTCCACAGTGCCCGACCTCAAGCCCGGATGGTCACTAAtctttatatacaattataatttcatcatcatcaactcactataagtccccaccgagggccatagtcaaccacactgaccAACtgcaggttgacttcacacatatcattgaatttcttctcagatatgtacaggttgcatgtagggattcgaaccctggacctgcagattgcaagttaagtgcttaacccctgagccactgacgctctttttaattataatttatttatataaatattaatacgaTTGGATTGTCTGTATATAATGTTGAAAacgtaaaaacaaattttaaaagttttgtttgtcTGTATGTGTCAGTAAGGCACCGTTTGTTCCTGGTAATCTTCGGAACAGTGTTTGACGAGACTTTGAAGGGAAGGTAACTAGTACACGCGGGCATATTGTAGggcatttcttttaaattctatgCTGACAAAGTCACGGTAGACCGCTAGTTTACAATATGATCGAATGCAGTAATGAGACGTTAATTGGTGACCGAGAGACTTTCAAACCAACCAGTCAGTGCAGAAACAGTCTTTGTTATTTAACGAACCCTAATAAAACATCCATGTTTTGccgaaaaaacatattattatggGAAAAAATCTCATGGTTATTATACGGATGTACCTGCAGGTTGTCGGCGATGAGTCAGGGTCACGCGATCTCTGTACTGTCGCGTGCGTACCACCGCAGCGGGCGAGTGCGCTATCTGCGAGCCGCACAGCGCGCGCTGCTGCCGCTCGATGTACACAGCCGGGATGGCGGCGTCAAGGCATTGTGGATGGACAAATACGTCTGGTGAGGATATATAACAACATTACACACACCAACATACAGTTCCCAACAgtactcaaataaaaataaaaataacatctaattttatttatgcgaCAGCTATTAGAAATTGACCAAcagacattttaattaagagaTAATATCTTAGTCAGATTATAAatgctttattaatatttgaagatatctccgaaacggctcaacggaagtacacataggctactaattacgtttgtttttaattccgcgcggatagagtcgcgggcgacaactagtataattataaatataattgtatccAACACACAGGTACGAGGAATATCCGACCACACCACCTCTGTTCGTGCTCAACGGCTTCATCTACACGCTGCTTGGCCTCTACGATCTGCACGTCATCGAGGGTGAGAACTCTATATCCTTAGCTAAGAAGATGTTCGACGACGGCATGACCTCCCTCAAGACGTTACTGCCGCTCTTCGACACCGGCAGCGGCAGCTTCTACGACCTTCGCCACTTCACTCTCGGAGTGAGTCCCAACCTCGCCCGCTGGGACTACCACGCCACTCATGTCAACCAACTGTACCTCCTCGCCGGCCTGGACCCTGACCCCATACTGATAGACACGGCCAAGAGGTGGGAAGGTTACATGCaaggcaaacgagcggcgcaCAATTGAGTacaataaatacaaagttGAGTATTCATATGCCCGCAGTCGCTATCAGCGATGAGTGGGAGAATAACGGCTCAATTGAGTCGTGAATCTTGCCTTCAAGATAGCATTGCTCGGTGCTGGTCTTTTTGTCAAATGGATTATGAGCGATGACTGTATGGCTTGCCAATTACCTTATGGTATGATTTCTTGTAAGGAATATTACTCTGAGTGCTAGTTTCGAAGATGTAATGACTCGAGTGATGaagaaatttgttttgttcatatatttataaaacggatagtttattttcttttgtctatgtaatattactaagaaatAGCATTCCGtagtgatttttttagttttatacaaGCTCCTTTTTGAAATCGTGAATGAAAAtggaattgataaaaaaatagtaaaatcgCCTTTAagtttatgtttgtttatagattttataaacatttaatatattttttttttgcaatagaatttaaaaataatttatgtgtgGCAACATCGATTTAGTAATTCCTAACCTCTAATTTTTTCATGAACCGTTTTTTATCTatggtaaaatataacatagaggtaaataaaatgataaactgcactatatacatttattttgcaaataatttaaatagtactTATGAGTATAGAACACAtgcacataattaaaaaaaaaatgatatagtTAAGAAATATATCACTTAACAATtggttattttaaagttacgaaagtattaaatattttatagtactaTT is part of the Papilio machaon chromosome 4, ilPapMach1.1, whole genome shotgun sequence genome and encodes:
- the LOC106718979 gene encoding D-glucuronyl C5-epimerase B, whose amino-acid sequence is MMLVRINMRTALAALCIAVLLIIVFWSRCGEFSHRPIASVLSYGVLERVADTSGVGGQEIECVINGEYSVACRRDRDQVYLPFSFIHKYFEVYGKITSTDGVDRFEWSHSYSKIYHPKKKYDPRGTFTTFENYNVEVRERVKCISGIEGVPVSTQWEPRGFYYPTQIAQFGLAHYSKNVTEPEPRVRIIDDGDKVLENWIVSKDATISREYDQEMKSKVLKFSTSDHVSSQVWLKVNISQDFVLSLDVRFKPNSSMTVVLQNKDKKETVYLHYVTSNQLIYAQEDHIYHGIGTEVKWRRITRDLIIDMQKGWALQDRPKRKSPRNKFRICSVMLSGAGAVCGVRVSSSEHMAHFFAAADWLASGQRARGGWPVLARRHVGSTVPDLKPGWLSAMSQGHAISVLSRAYHRSGRVRYLRAAQRALLPLDVHSRDGGVKALWMDKYVWYEEYPTTPPLFVLNGFIYTLLGLYDLHVIEGENSISLAKKMFDDGMTSLKTLLPLFDTGSGSFYDLRHFTLGVSPNLARWDYHATHVNQLYLLAGLDPDPILIDTAKRWEGYMQGKRAAHN